The Archangium primigenium genomic interval CGCGCATTGCCAGCACTTCGCGGGTCCCTTCTTCACACTGCGGATGACACGTCGCGTTGGGGGCGGAGGCCCTAGAGTGCGCCCACGCCTTTTTTCGAGGAGCAATCACCCTGACCCCACCCACCCCGAAGAAACGCGCCCCGGCGCGCAAGCGCGCGGTCACGAAGACACCAACGGATTCTTCCAAGAAGGCTGGAGCCGTTGGGGCTTCACGCGCGGATCCCGCCGTGCACGCGTTCCTGGAAGCGCTGGCACATCCCCTCCAAAAAGAGGCCAAGGCCCTGCGCGCGCTCATCCTGGAGGTCAGCTCCGACGTCCTGGAGGAGATCAAATGGAACGCGCCGAGCTTCCGCACCACGGAGCACTTCGCGACGTTCAACCTGCGCTCGCGCGAGCACCTGCGGCTGGTGCTCCACCTGGGCGCGAAGGTGAAGGCCACCGCGAAGACGGGCATCCAGGTCGCCGACCCGTCG includes:
- a CDS encoding DUF1801 domain-containing protein, encoding MHAFLEALAHPLQKEAKALRALILEVSSDVLEEIKWNAPSFRTTEHFATFNLRSREHLRLVLHLGAKVKATAKTGIQVADPSGLVEWLAPDRGLVTVRDTKDFQRQREALQTLLREWIRWV